A region of Planktomarina temperata RCA23 DNA encodes the following proteins:
- a CDS encoding ABC transporter ATP-binding protein has translation MADVSVRRLFKRYGETAVIHGIDVDIADGEFVVLVGPSGCGKSTLLRMIAGLEEITSGDVNIGNQRVNNLSPSQRDIAMVFQSYALYPHKTVEANMGFSLKLRKMNKAEVKRQVADAAEILGLTPYLARYPRALSGGQRQRVAMGRAIVRNPKVFLFDEPLSNLDAKLRVQMRAEIRELHQRLQTTTIYVTHDQIEAMTMADKIVVLNGGHVEQVGSPLDLYDRPKNRFVASFIGSPSMNLLNGEVTALKGGFATIMLAGSTLDIPASKELAVGKRISLGIRPEHLKLSDVGLRAKVRVVEPTGSEIHGIFQFQDQEITAVFRERHALVPGDEVFLEIQPDKVHIFDKESGERLE, from the coding sequence ATGGCAGATGTTTCGGTAAGAAGATTATTCAAAAGGTACGGTGAGACAGCTGTTATTCATGGTATCGACGTGGATATTGCCGATGGAGAGTTTGTGGTGCTTGTGGGCCCGTCAGGATGCGGTAAATCCACCCTTTTGCGAATGATTGCTGGGCTAGAAGAAATCACATCAGGCGATGTAAATATAGGAAATCAAAGAGTAAACAACCTTTCGCCAAGCCAACGTGACATAGCGATGGTGTTTCAGTCTTACGCGCTCTACCCGCACAAAACGGTCGAAGCCAACATGGGCTTTTCTTTGAAATTGCGAAAGATGAACAAGGCCGAGGTGAAACGCCAGGTTGCGGATGCAGCTGAAATACTTGGCCTAACACCTTATCTTGCACGCTATCCTCGCGCGCTTTCTGGGGGACAGCGGCAAAGGGTGGCGATGGGTAGGGCTATTGTACGAAATCCAAAGGTTTTCCTTTTTGACGAACCCTTATCCAACCTTGATGCTAAGCTGCGTGTGCAAATGCGTGCAGAAATCCGAGAGCTGCATCAACGCCTGCAAACGACAACCATTTATGTTACACACGATCAGATTGAAGCTATGACCATGGCTGACAAAATCGTAGTTCTGAATGGCGGTCATGTGGAACAAGTCGGCAGTCCGTTGGATCTCTATGACCGTCCCAAAAATAGGTTTGTCGCCAGCTTTATCGGCTCTCCCTCCATGAACCTCCTTAACGGTGAGGTAACTGCATTAAAAGGCGGGTTCGCAACGATTATGCTAGCCGGTTCAACATTAGATATTCCAGCGTCCAAGGAGCTCGCTGTTGGAAAAAGGATCAGTTTAGGTATCCGGCCTGAACACCTCAAACTGTCAGATGTTGGACTGCGAGCAAAGGTACGAGTAGTTGAGCCGACGGGCTCTGAAATTCATGGAATTTTCCAGTTTCAAGATCAAGAAATTACAGCCGTTTTCCGAGAGCGCCATGCGCTGGTACCTGGCGACGAAGTATTTCTCGAAATTCAGCCAGATAAAGTGCATATATTTGATAAGGAAAGTGGCGAAAGGCTCGAGTGA
- a CDS encoding extracellular solute-binding protein has translation MKVEHYNAIIHKQMSRRKMLQGAASVGAIAAMGGLFPKQVAAGGHSAVRAEILKIPGVGAGSPTDADWQKVGDLCLGPTKERVAEGEFEGVELTFMGLNNQNLHNFLFRGFLKPWEAYTGAKINWVDLAQADYNPRLQQAIATGTVDFDLIEMGAPFEGDTAGKGLLDEMPAWVEEQIEADDLVSYLQAPVGTWNGKKYRVTIDGDCHTFCYRTDYFGDGAIGGASVPKTWQEVNAASKELIGKEDPLTGLPAHGYLDPLKGWGGFGFYFLENRAAAYAKHPSDPAWLFDPDTMKPRVNNPAWVQAIQDVLDLIEAGAYPADQINADPGTTGFQQFLAGTGSMLMWWGDIGSNARTSDTSVVGDVVGFGINPGSDRVYNSQSGAWENTYNEAPNMAYLGWGVYVTKNVQGDEKKQKAAWSAAAHLGGKDISLWMSAYPSGFQPYRNSHFQYDEWEAAGYDRAYIEDYLGSNADSYNHENAAIEPRIPGIFQYYSVAEDELAKGYAGQYGSAQEIGDAIAAAWEKITDQIGRDSQIALYKASLGL, from the coding sequence ATGAAAGTCGAACACTATAACGCCATTATACACAAGCAAATGAGCCGGCGGAAAATGCTACAAGGCGCTGCAAGCGTTGGCGCAATTGCTGCGATGGGAGGCCTGTTCCCCAAACAAGTTGCCGCCGGTGGTCACTCTGCAGTGCGCGCCGAAATTTTGAAAATTCCGGGTGTTGGCGCCGGTTCACCGACTGACGCAGACTGGCAAAAAGTAGGTGACCTTTGCCTTGGGCCAACGAAAGAACGTGTGGCTGAAGGTGAATTTGAGGGGGTTGAGCTGACCTTTATGGGATTAAATAATCAAAACCTTCACAACTTCCTTTTCCGCGGGTTCTTAAAGCCTTGGGAGGCTTACACGGGCGCTAAGATCAATTGGGTAGATCTCGCACAAGCAGACTACAATCCACGCCTGCAACAAGCGATTGCCACAGGCACAGTTGACTTCGATTTGATCGAAATGGGTGCCCCTTTTGAAGGTGACACAGCTGGAAAAGGCCTACTCGATGAAATGCCAGCCTGGGTCGAGGAGCAGATCGAGGCTGACGATCTTGTGAGCTACTTGCAGGCACCAGTTGGAACCTGGAATGGTAAGAAATACCGTGTCACCATCGACGGCGATTGTCACACATTCTGCTATAGGACCGACTATTTTGGCGACGGCGCAATTGGTGGCGCATCTGTGCCCAAGACGTGGCAAGAGGTAAACGCTGCTTCCAAAGAGTTGATCGGCAAAGAAGACCCACTCACAGGGCTGCCTGCCCATGGTTATCTTGATCCGCTCAAAGGCTGGGGTGGTTTCGGCTTCTACTTCCTAGAAAACCGCGCGGCGGCTTATGCCAAACACCCATCAGATCCGGCATGGTTGTTTGACCCAGACACTATGAAGCCGCGGGTCAACAACCCGGCTTGGGTGCAAGCGATTCAAGACGTTCTTGATCTCATCGAAGCGGGTGCTTATCCTGCTGACCAAATCAACGCTGATCCAGGCACAACGGGCTTCCAGCAGTTTCTTGCTGGTACTGGTTCTATGTTGATGTGGTGGGGCGACATCGGTTCAAACGCACGCACCTCAGACACATCTGTGGTCGGCGATGTCGTTGGCTTTGGGATCAACCCCGGTTCTGATCGCGTTTACAACAGCCAAAGCGGCGCTTGGGAAAACACCTACAATGAAGCACCTAACATGGCCTACCTCGGCTGGGGTGTTTACGTCACCAAAAACGTTCAAGGAGACGAGAAAAAACAAAAAGCGGCGTGGAGCGCAGCAGCGCATTTGGGCGGGAAAGACATTTCACTTTGGATGTCAGCCTATCCATCCGGTTTCCAACCTTACCGGAACTCGCACTTCCAGTACGATGAATGGGAGGCAGCAGGGTACGATCGTGCCTATATCGAAGATTACCTCGGCTCAAATGCAGACAGCTACAACCACGAGAATGCTGCTATCGAACCGCGTATCCCGGGTATTTTTCAGTACTACTCAGTTGCCGAAGATGAATTGGCGAAGGGTTATGCTGGTCAATACGGATCTGCTCAGGAAATCGGCGATGCCATCGCCGCCGCTTGGGAAAAGATCACAGATCAGATTGGCCGGGACAGTCAGATCGCGCTTTACAAAGCTTCACTTGGGCTTTGA
- a CDS encoding carbohydrate ABC transporter permease, protein MNTAGDLLHVVTADNISYQRRRFGKLIVWGSAALMFFVAGLQTADQNGWIDLEFETWRPTLYAYIFWGICLCTGQVIARGEHGKRTLFVLPAALFVVSMVVFPLLFGLIIAFSDWNLASPDGRQFNGWNNIRQMWADPFYWNAMRNMVWYSLAIIVEYAFAFVLALLLNAQIKGRKFFRVAFLLPLMLSPVAVSWMIGKSMLENRFGPIARMLREMGVDNPSFFSSPEIARLMIMLMDAWTYIPFMMIMILAGLQAIPKELHEAAEVDGASAWTRFWEVTFPLMLPVSITAILIRIIFKLKLADIIINVTSGGPGGATDSVTSFIFREYRDRSNVGYGTMLAMFYLVVIVIAMTILIKGADRWMRPRY, encoded by the coding sequence ATGAATACCGCAGGCGATCTGCTTCACGTCGTAACCGCAGACAATATCTCTTACCAGCGAAGACGTTTTGGCAAGCTGATAGTTTGGGGATCTGCTGCGCTAATGTTCTTTGTCGCAGGCTTACAAACTGCCGATCAAAACGGCTGGATCGACCTTGAGTTCGAGACATGGCGGCCAACCCTTTATGCCTATATTTTTTGGGGAATTTGCCTTTGCACAGGTCAGGTAATTGCGCGAGGCGAACATGGGAAACGTACCCTTTTTGTATTGCCTGCCGCGCTTTTTGTTGTGTCTATGGTGGTTTTTCCACTGCTATTTGGGTTGATTATAGCGTTTTCAGATTGGAACCTCGCGTCGCCTGATGGCAGGCAATTCAACGGCTGGAATAATATTCGACAAATGTGGGCTGACCCATTCTATTGGAACGCAATGCGCAACATGGTCTGGTATTCGCTCGCCATCATCGTAGAATATGCCTTCGCCTTTGTTCTTGCGCTGTTACTGAATGCCCAGATTAAAGGACGTAAATTCTTTCGAGTGGCGTTTTTGTTACCGCTGATGCTCTCGCCAGTTGCTGTTTCATGGATGATTGGCAAGTCTATGTTGGAAAATCGATTTGGCCCAATCGCACGTATGCTACGCGAAATGGGCGTGGACAATCCATCTTTCTTTTCTTCACCCGAAATTGCTCGTCTCATGATCATGCTTATGGATGCGTGGACATACATTCCATTTATGATGATCATGATCCTTGCTGGGCTCCAGGCCATTCCTAAAGAGTTGCATGAAGCCGCCGAGGTGGATGGCGCCAGCGCTTGGACACGGTTCTGGGAAGTGACATTCCCGTTGATGCTGCCAGTCTCGATCACTGCAATCCTGATCCGCATTATTTTCAAATTAAAGCTTGCGGATATTATTATCAATGTCACCTCCGGCGGACCGGGCGGCGCCACCGATAGCGTCACATCCTTCATTTTCCGCGAATACCGAGACCGGTCAAATGTCGGATACGGAACAATGCTCGCAATGTTTTATTTGGTGGTTATAGTTATTGCGATGACTATCCTGATCAAGGGGGCGGACCGCTGGATGCGACCGAGATACTAA
- a CDS encoding carbohydrate ABC transporter permease: MSDQIFHDSNADRAFKAKRFTGRAVIYGILILWAFIALFPIYWTITTSFKMAPDVMKGNIVPYWDYNPRWLGWRSLGLSPDTIGNESTVRAEFLKRFWNSVVIAVSASVIAVGLGSCAAYGLSRFNYKFGFMRNSDISFFFLSQLILPPVVLALPFLVLYKALAMLDTRIGLILLYTLTVLPIVIWIMRDQFSSIPSELEEAALVDGLSIWGAFLTIILPIALPGMVAAFILSLVLTWNEYFFAALLTSSDAKTLPVMVASQTGSQGISWWSMAALSFAAILPLIVIGIALERFIIKGMAAGAVK, encoded by the coding sequence ATGTCAGATCAGATTTTCCACGATAGCAATGCAGATCGCGCCTTTAAGGCCAAGCGCTTTACGGGGCGGGCAGTAATCTATGGAATCCTAATCCTGTGGGCATTCATTGCTCTGTTCCCAATCTACTGGACCATCACGACCAGCTTCAAGATGGCCCCCGACGTGATGAAAGGAAATATCGTTCCCTACTGGGACTATAACCCGAGATGGTTGGGTTGGCGGTCGCTTGGGCTTTCGCCTGATACCATCGGCAATGAGAGCACCGTTCGGGCCGAGTTCCTGAAACGGTTTTGGAATTCTGTGGTTATTGCTGTATCGGCTTCGGTGATCGCCGTTGGTTTGGGCAGTTGCGCCGCTTATGGGCTATCGCGTTTCAATTATAAATTTGGGTTCATGCGAAATTCAGACATCTCTTTTTTCTTTCTCAGCCAATTAATACTGCCCCCGGTGGTTTTGGCCTTGCCCTTTCTCGTTCTCTACAAAGCTCTTGCCATGTTGGACACGCGGATTGGTTTGATTCTTCTATATACTTTAACAGTCTTGCCCATTGTCATCTGGATCATGCGCGATCAATTCAGTTCAATACCTTCTGAGTTGGAAGAAGCCGCTCTCGTCGATGGTTTGTCGATTTGGGGCGCATTCTTGACGATCATCTTGCCAATTGCGCTTCCTGGCATGGTCGCAGCTTTTATTCTATCTTTGGTTCTGACCTGGAACGAATACTTCTTTGCAGCTCTGTTGACGTCAAGCGATGCCAAAACATTGCCAGTGATGGTGGCCAGCCAAACCGGCAGCCAGGGCATAAGTTGGTGGTCTATGGCTGCGCTAAGTTTCGCCGCGATATTACCGTTGATCGTCATTGGCATTGCATTAGAACGCTTTATCATCAAAGGAATGGCCGCAGGTGCTGTAAAGTAA
- a CDS encoding fucose isomerase yields MALSNAGAESIRAHAFNPDRGHGFIASQREGMDVFRDLSPDAAIIVAQSAWQYSHHVLPGLIHHNGPILTVANWSGQWPGLVGMLNLNGSLTKAGVPYATLWSEDFTDDFFLDGLRTWLQTDALQHQVNHVRDDFEVPNYLVNVAQVLAEKIRRDKLILGVFDEGCMGMFNAIIPDHLLHPTGVFKERLSQSALYYETTQVSEYEGRDVLEWLEARGMQFEFGEDEATELTRNQVVWQGRMYVAAVRMADKFCCDAIGIQYQQGLKDLLPASDLVEGLLNNSDRPPILDKEGREIKPGQPIIHFNEVDECSGLDALLTNRVQAALGLPVETTLHDVRWGDEDRDGDAGFVWVFEISGATPPAHHVDGFAGSVGYRQPPMYFRLGGSTLAGVAKPGSIVWSRIFIEGDALHMDIGTGQALALSKRETQRRLDATTPQWPIMHAQLDGIDRDKFMARHKANHVNVVYANNAKSALDAALCRAALARALGIKVHLCGI; encoded by the coding sequence CCGCGCCCATGCGTTCAATCCTGACCGGGGTCACGGCTTTATTGCATCACAGCGTGAAGGCATGGATGTTTTCCGTGACCTGTCACCTGATGCCGCGATCATTGTCGCGCAATCGGCCTGGCAATATTCGCACCATGTACTCCCAGGGCTAATCCATCACAATGGCCCGATCCTGACTGTGGCAAACTGGTCAGGTCAATGGCCTGGACTGGTTGGAATGTTGAACCTCAATGGATCATTGACCAAAGCAGGCGTGCCATACGCGACGCTTTGGAGTGAAGATTTTACAGATGACTTTTTTCTGGACGGGCTGCGCACATGGCTCCAAACTGACGCGCTGCAACATCAGGTGAACCATGTAAGGGACGATTTCGAAGTCCCTAACTATCTAGTAAATGTCGCGCAGGTTCTTGCCGAAAAAATCCGACGCGACAAGTTGATCTTGGGCGTATTCGATGAAGGTTGTATGGGGATGTTCAATGCGATTATCCCAGATCATCTTCTTCATCCCACGGGCGTATTCAAAGAACGCCTGTCGCAATCGGCTCTTTACTACGAGACGACTCAAGTATCTGAATACGAGGGCAGAGATGTGCTGGAGTGGTTGGAGGCGCGTGGTATGCAATTTGAATTTGGCGAGGATGAAGCTACCGAACTCACTCGCAATCAGGTGGTATGGCAAGGGCGCATGTATGTAGCCGCTGTGCGGATGGCGGATAAGTTTTGTTGTGATGCTATCGGTATCCAATACCAACAGGGCCTCAAAGATTTGCTACCCGCTTCAGACCTTGTCGAAGGGCTCTTAAATAATTCAGATCGCCCACCGATTCTTGATAAAGAGGGGCGGGAAATCAAACCGGGCCAACCAATCATTCACTTCAATGAAGTGGATGAATGTTCAGGACTGGATGCGCTTTTGACCAACCGTGTCCAGGCAGCCCTGGGCTTACCGGTAGAGACAACTCTGCATGACGTGAGGTGGGGGGACGAAGACCGCGATGGCGATGCCGGTTTTGTTTGGGTCTTCGAGATTTCTGGCGCGACCCCGCCAGCGCATCATGTCGATGGTTTCGCAGGCTCAGTAGGGTACCGCCAACCACCGATGTATTTTCGGTTGGGCGGATCCACACTTGCAGGCGTTGCCAAGCCAGGCTCCATCGTCTGGTCGCGGATCTTCATAGAAGGTGACGCTCTGCACATGGACATTGGCACCGGTCAGGCGTTAGCCCTTTCAAAGCGTGAGACGCAGCGCCGCCTTGATGCCACGACACCGCAATGGCCAATCATGCACGCGCAATTGGACGGGATTGATAGGGACAAATTTATGGCCCGCCATAAGGCCAATCATGTGAATGTAGTCTATGCAAACAATGCTAAATCCGCACTTGATGCGGCTCTTTGCCGAGCAGCACTCGCGCGGGCGCTGGGGATCAAGGTACATCTCTGTGGGATTTAG